GGCGGGTGGCACTCGGCCTCGGATGGCGCCGATGGCTCGAAGAATGCGTGGCGCACTGCACAGACCCTGACCTCCTCGTGGAGGTTATCGACGTGTCGGCGAAGTCGTTGGTGCAGTACGCCCTCGACTCGGTCTCCGCCCTGCGTGAGGCCAGCCTTGCGGCCGCGATGGGTAATGCAAATGCCGATGCGATTGCGCTGATACAACTGATCGCCAGTGGGGCCCCGATGACCGAGGACCTCGCGGAAGGGCGGCTGAGGTACCGGTTGGCCCGCCCGCACGTGGGTCTCGTCGTATGGACCGACGATACTCAGCGGGCCAAAGCGTTGGACGACGTGGTCGCGGCCGTGCGTTCTGCTTCGGCGGGGGGAAGCGCCCTGATCGCCCGCGCCAGTGCCACGTCGCGTTGGATCTGGCTATCCGGGACCGCGACACCTGACCTCCGGCACGTCGAGAAGATCGTGGCGGAGGTGGCGGATGTTCGAGCGGCCGTCGGAAGGCCGGGAAAAGGACTCGACGGGTTCAGGTCCAGCCACCAAGATGCCCTCGCGGCTCAGGCGCTGATCGTTCGGCTCGGATCCGACCGGCGCTTCACGGCGTACGCAGACGTCGAGCTCATCGACAACATCACCAAGGACCCCGCCAGCGCACAACGGTTCGTCACCAAGACTCTCGGCCCGTTGGCCGAAGCAGACGAAGCGCTACGGCAGGCGTTGCTGACCTACGTGCAATGCGGCTTCAACACCACTCGGGCGGCGGCCAACCTCTACGCACACCGAAACACCGTCGAGCGCCGAGTCTCGCGCGCCAACGAACTCTCCGTGGTCAAAGTGGAAGAGAACCCCACACACGTCGCCGCCGCACTCCTGGTGCTGGAAATTGCGCCCGATATCACGGCGCCCACACCCTCCTAACGCGGTGGACAGACCGCCTCCGCAAACGCAGGGACGGCCTCCATTGACGCTGGCGCCGGACAACCATGTGCCTGACCATCAGCGAGGATCCGGTATCGCGCGAATGGCGAGAAATCCCGTGGGTTCGCTGTGCAGGCGGTCGTACTTCTCTCGGTTGACGACAGCGGCCTGCGCGGCGGGTCTCGGTTCGAGTAACCGCTCGATGAGAAAGCCTGCCTGGTGCAGTTCTTCGCAGGTCTGCTCCAGCGGTGAAAGCCAGTGCCGGAGTTGCCATCCGCGGCTCCAGGTCTCGTCGACGACACGCGGTTGGAAGTAGTTGCCGCCGTGCCGAAGCCAGTCGCCGGTGGGATGTAGCCGCGACAGTACGAGCGCGCCCCCGGGTCGGAGAACTCGCCGGAACTCGCGCAGCGCTGCGATTCTGTCGTCGACGTACTCCAATGCCAGCGCCAACAGCACGAGGTCGATCGTGTGATCGTCGAGCCAGTCGAGGGGGTGGGCGAGGTCGTGGGTGCGGAAACTGCCTGCGGGCACTCGCTGTTGGGCCAGCTCGACCATGCGCGGGCTCTGATCGAATCCGGTCACGTCCGCGCCCCGTGTCGTCAGTTCTTCGGCGTAGAGGCCCGGTCCGCATGCGGCGTCCAGGACGGCCGCGCCGGCCACGTCGCCGAGAAGGGCCAGGCACGCCGGGCGGTCGTAGTGCGCGTTGAAGAGCCCGGCCCGAGCGTGGTCCAGGTACTCGTCGGCGAAGACGTCGTACTGGGGATGGTTTCCCACCGCGTCAGTCATCACGTCATTATCAGCCGGGCACCCGGGTGCGGGTACGCCGGTGTTCAGATGCGGCCGCCGGGGAACATCGTCTTGACGACCTGAGTGACGGTGTTGCGTGCAGAGGCGGCGTCGCCGGGCTCCAGGGAGCTGATCGCCATGACGTAGCGACGGTCGGGTCCGATCGCGCCGGTGGACACGTGCAACTGGTTGCCGCCGTTCCAGCAGCAGAACCAGCCCTGCTTGACCGCGACGGGCTCGGCATAGAGCCCCTCTGGGATACCGAAGCGCTGCGGGTATCCGTCATTGCCGGTAGGTGTCGATTGCGCCAGGTTGCTCATGATCACGTCGGCCTGCTCGGGCGGCAGCCCGCCGCTGCCGTCCAACAGCATGTTGTAGTAGCGGACGAGGTCGTTTGCGGTGCTCTGCGTGACGTCCCAGTGTCCGTTGTAGGGCGCTGTGGTGCCGGTCAACCCGTACCGCCCGACGATGCGCGCGATGATGGCGTTTCCTCCGTTGCGATCCCAGAAGGTCTGGGCCGCGCCGTCGTCGGAGGACCGCAGCATGACGTCGAGCGACGCGCGATCGGCGGCGGTGAGCTTCTTCTCGCCCTTCGATTCCTGCAGCAGCAG
This genomic window from Mycolicibacterium neworleansense contains:
- a CDS encoding class I SAM-dependent methyltransferase, with product MTDAVGNHPQYDVFADEYLDHARAGLFNAHYDRPACLALLGDVAGAAVLDAACGPGLYAEELTTRGADVTGFDQSPRMVELAQQRVPAGSFRTHDLAHPLDWLDDHTIDLVLLALALEYVDDRIAALREFRRVLRPGGALVLSRLHPTGDWLRHGGNYFQPRVVDETWSRGWQLRHWLSPLEQTCEELHQAGFLIERLLEPRPAAQAAVVNREKYDRLHSEPTGFLAIRAIPDPR
- a CDS encoding PucR family transcriptional regulator encodes the protein MEDLWPLPTVEAADAIRTLCQRLLTETDAMTEVIAGAALMAQYEPALLPDASLVEEDRHLNRSDLVQWLTSNIQQPGRRVEPYIGPRTAEYIRDLVSRGIGPDFAGGWRVALGLGWRRWLEECVAHCTDPDLLVEVIDVSAKSLVQYALDSVSALREASLAAAMGNANADAIALIQLIASGAPMTEDLAEGRLRYRLARPHVGLVVWTDDTQRAKALDDVVAAVRSASAGGSALIARASATSRWIWLSGTATPDLRHVEKIVAEVADVRAAVGRPGKGLDGFRSSHQDALAAQALIVRLGSDRRFTAYADVELIDNITKDPASAQRFVTKTLGPLAEADEALRQALLTYVQCGFNTTRAAANLYAHRNTVERRVSRANELSVVKVEENPTHVAAALLVLEIAPDITAPTPS
- a CDS encoding serine hydrolase family protein — translated: MWRQLTKHTMTGMAVLATAMLVTGCEAQVWGMPPGAGDTPQAPVTAPQAPMPALPQAPNDEPLAPFEGLDARTRQATSDAAKSGVNIKVAVLDRNTGEIISNNAGQPFPIASVVKLFIADDLLLQESKGEKKLTAADRASLDVMLRSSDDGAAQTFWDRNGGNAIIARIVGRYGLTGTTAPYNGHWDVTQSTANDLVRYYNMLLDGSGGLPPEQADVIMSNLAQSTPTGNDGYPQRFGIPEGLYAEPVAVKQGWFCCWNGGNQLHVSTGAIGPDRRYVMAISSLEPGDAASARNTVTQVVKTMFPGGRI